A stretch of DNA from Rickettsia hoogstraalii:
AAGAAAATTTTGCTAACCCCAATTTTTTCGCCTGTAGTAAATATTGGTTGGAAAGGGAGGCTGTGTTTCGTGAATACTAAATCGTCATTGCGAGCAGGCATTGTTGTGTGGATACTGGATACCGCCCCGTCATTGTGAGCAGTCGTAGACTGCGTGGCAATCTCATGAAATAATAACAAACTCCTGAGATTGCTTCGTCGAATTACTGCGTAATTCTTCTCGCAATGACGAAAAAATCGAGCCATGCAATAATGCCAACCCACATCAAACTAACTTCTTCAACTCATAAATCAACTCAAGTGCTTCTTTAGGAGATAATTTATCAGGGTCGATAGTTCTAAATTGTTCATCTAATTTGCTGCTTATAGTAGTTTTACTAGGCTCAAGATTAAACAAACTCAAATTATTTGATTCCGTTGATAAGATATTTTTTCCTTTACCGGTAGAAGTTTTCTCAAATTTAAGCAGAATCTGCTCAGCTCTATTTATGACACTGGCAGGGAGTCCTGCTAAAGCTGCAACATGAATACCATAAGACCTATCGGCAGCACCTGATATAATATTATGTAAAAATAGAATATCTTTACCTGACTCCTCAATAGCAATAGTATAATTTTGCAAAGCCGGCAGGAAATTACTCATAACAGTAAGTTCATGATAGTGAGTTGCAAACAAACAGCGACATTTTAGCTTATCATGGATATATTCAAGCACCGACCACGCTATAGATACACTGTCATAAGTGGATGTGCCTCTACCTACCTCATCAAGTATTATTAGTGAGTTTTTTGTAGATTGGGCAAGAATCGCTGAGGTTTCAAGCATCTCAGCCATAAAGGTTGATTGTCCCTTAATTAAGTCATCAGCAGCACCTATTCGGCTAAATATTTTATCGACTATCCCTATTTTGGCACTTTTAGCAGGCACAAACGAACCTATTTGAGCAATGATTGCAATAATGGCGTTTTGACGTAAAAAAGTACTTTTACCTGCCATATTAGGACCGGTAATTAACCAAATACGCTCAAGTTCCGATAAATGACAGTCATTATATACAAAGCTTTTGCTTTCTCGTTGTAGTGCTTTCTCTACTACAGGATGCCGTCCTTTAACGATATCAAAGCTTAAATCGTCGGTAAATTCAGGCTTAACATAATCATATTCATCAGCGATATATGCAAAATTACAAAATACGTCAAGTCCGCTTAAGGAGCTTGCAAGCATTCGTAAATAGGAAGCTTTTTCGATTACTTGGCTACAAATATCCGCATATAATTCTTTTTCCAAGCTTATTACTAAGGTTTTAGCGTTGACTAACTCGCTTTCAAGCTTTTGTAGTTCAGTAGTAGTGTAACGGACATTATTAACCGTTGTTTGACGGTGAATAAATTTGGGATCAAGGATTTTATTAACATTTTTAGCGGTAATATCGATAAAAAGCCCTATAACATTATTATGAGATATTTTTAAACTGTCTATGCCCGTTTCTTTGCGATATTGATCTTTTAGCTTTTCAATATGTAATTTTCCGTTATTAATTAAATCATGTAATTGGGCTACTTTCGGATGATATTCATGTTTTATTATACCTCCGTCATTTAAATTATTCGGTGCATCTTCTCTTATGCTCTCGTCTATTAAATTATATAATTCTGCATCGCCTGATAGAGGTTTAATAATTTTTTCGATAAAATCAGGTAAATTAAAACCGTAAGCGTCAAAAAATACTCCTTTAATAATCGTTGCAGTTTCCAAGGTATATTTAATACTAAGTAAATCACGACCTGAACTTCTGTTCATTGTGATACGTGTTAGGCAGCGTTCTATATCACTAGTTTTTTTTAGAAGTTCTCTAATTCTTTTTACTATTTCTAAGTTGGAATAAAAGAACTCGGTAATATTTAAACGATGATTTATTTTAGCAATGTTGGTTAAAGGACTTGAAAGAAAATTATATAGTAAACGTCCGCCTTGTTTAGTAACCGTATGATTGAGAGTGTTTAGTAAACTTCCTTTCGAGCCGCCTTGTGAGTTTGTTACAATTTCAAGGTTGCGTCTAGTAGAGAAATCAATAGTCATATAGCTATGAAAATTGATAATTCTAGGGATTGGTAAATGAGGAATATTTTGTTTTTGCGTTAATGATAAATATTCTAAAATGCTACCTATGGCACAAATTTGACTGCTAGATATCTCACCGATTCCTTTAATATCTTTCATTTTATAAAAATCTAAAATGATTTTTTCGCATTTATTAATCGCAAAAAAACTATCAACCTGATAGGTAATACGAAAATTTAATTGTTTGAAAATACTATCCGCAAGATTAGAAGATCTTAGATTTTCGCTAAGCAGA
This window harbors:
- the mutS gene encoding DNA mismatch repair protein MutS, with protein sequence MNLQEFKQKYNYDVATKMMQQYLDIKFAHLDCLLLFRMGDFYEMFYDDAILASNVLGITLTKRGKNGEEEIAMCGVPYHALENYLTKLIEENYKVAICDQLETPEEAKNRGGYKAVVTRDVTRIITPGTIIEENLIASAEPNYLASLVIPKNKETASLCYVDLSTSEIFVVNVPEAEILNELARLKPREILLSENLRSSNLADSIFKQLNFRITYQVDSFFAINKCEKIILDFYKMKDIKGIGEISSSQICAIGSILEYLSLTQKQNIPHLPIPRIINFHSYMTIDFSTRRNLEIVTNSQGGSKGSLLNTLNHTVTKQGGRLLYNFLSSPLTNIAKINHRLNITEFFYSNLEIVKRIRELLKKTSDIERCLTRITMNRSSGRDLLSIKYTLETATIIKGVFFDAYGFNLPDFIEKIIKPLSGDAELYNLIDESIREDAPNNLNDGGIIKHEYHPKVAQLHDLINNGKLHIEKLKDQYRKETGIDSLKISHNNVIGLFIDITAKNVNKILDPKFIHRQTTVNNVRYTTTELQKLESELVNAKTLVISLEKELYADICSQVIEKASYLRMLASSLSGLDVFCNFAYIADEYDYVKPEFTDDLSFDIVKGRHPVVEKALQRESKSFVYNDCHLSELERIWLITGPNMAGKSTFLRQNAIIAIIAQIGSFVPAKSAKIGIVDKIFSRIGAADDLIKGQSTFMAEMLETSAILAQSTKNSLIILDEVGRGTSTYDSVSIAWSVLEYIHDKLKCRCLFATHYHELTVMSNFLPALQNYTIAIEESGKDILFLHNIISGAADRSYGIHVAALAGLPASVINRAEQILLKFEKTSTGKGKNILSTESNNLSLFNLEPSKTTISSKLDEQFRTIDPDKLSPKEALELIYELKKLV